The following are from one region of the Nocardia terpenica genome:
- a CDS encoding acyl-CoA synthetase, producing MSAVLPSSASAVLRKAGDMALGVNAMRKRGLINPLRPDHAVRSALNVGKFGPFAGVIMHAAQTSPNAAAIVDERGELTFGEINAQSNQLARGLAAQGLRQGDVVAVLARDHRGMVLSLTATGKLGVRAVLMNTGFAKPQLADVAAREGVKAVLHDSEFVELMSAIPADIPRILTWVDEKDGVDPSIPTLDSLREGRSPDAVAAPEKPGGMVILTSGTTGTPKGAPREKVSPFISAQLLDRIPLPRNGSMVVAAPIFHATGLSQFTLGLALGNRMIFQQRRFDPERTLANIERYQASSLVVVPTMLQRMLDLPPETLKKYDMSSLRMIFAAGSAIPPDVVSRSLDYFGDVLYNVYGSTECAVISVAGPEELRIAPNTAGRPPVGIRLALLDEKRQRITTPHVTGTIFIENAHSFKAYTDGRTKETVDGMMSSGDVGHFDEHGLLYIDGRDDDMIVSGGENVFPQEVEHLLADRPDILEAAVIGVDDHDYGKRLRAFVVPGPDSPRDAQEIKDYVKANLARYKVPRDVVFLDELPRNATGKLLRKPLVEMNIDDQ from the coding sequence ATGTCAGCTGTCCTTCCGTCTTCAGCGAGCGCCGTCCTCCGCAAGGCCGGAGATATGGCTCTGGGCGTCAATGCCATGCGCAAGCGCGGGCTGATCAATCCGCTGCGCCCCGATCACGCGGTGCGCTCGGCGCTCAATGTCGGCAAGTTCGGGCCCTTCGCGGGCGTCATCATGCATGCCGCGCAGACCTCCCCGAACGCCGCCGCCATCGTCGACGAGCGCGGGGAGCTGACCTTCGGCGAGATCAACGCGCAGTCCAATCAGCTGGCCCGCGGCCTGGCCGCGCAGGGGCTGCGGCAGGGCGATGTGGTGGCGGTGCTGGCCCGCGATCATCGCGGCATGGTGCTGAGCCTGACCGCCACCGGCAAGCTCGGCGTGCGGGCGGTGCTGATGAACACCGGCTTCGCCAAGCCGCAGCTGGCCGACGTGGCCGCCCGCGAGGGTGTGAAGGCGGTACTGCACGACAGCGAATTCGTCGAGCTGATGAGCGCCATCCCGGCCGACATTCCGCGCATCCTCACCTGGGTCGACGAGAAGGACGGGGTGGATCCGTCGATCCCCACACTGGACTCGCTGCGCGAGGGCCGATCCCCCGACGCGGTCGCCGCGCCCGAGAAGCCGGGCGGCATGGTCATTCTCACCAGCGGCACCACCGGCACCCCGAAGGGCGCGCCGCGGGAGAAGGTGAGCCCGTTCATCTCGGCGCAGCTGCTGGATCGAATTCCGTTGCCGCGCAACGGGTCCATGGTGGTCGCCGCGCCGATCTTCCACGCCACCGGGCTGTCGCAGTTCACCCTGGGACTGGCGCTGGGCAATCGGATGATCTTCCAGCAGCGGCGTTTCGACCCGGAGCGCACGCTCGCCAATATCGAGCGGTACCAGGCGTCCTCGCTGGTCGTGGTGCCGACCATGTTGCAGCGCATGCTGGATCTGCCGCCCGAGACGCTGAAGAAGTACGACATGTCGTCGCTGCGGATGATCTTCGCCGCCGGTTCGGCCATTCCGCCGGACGTGGTGTCCCGCAGCCTCGACTACTTCGGCGACGTCCTCTACAACGTGTACGGGTCGACCGAGTGCGCGGTGATCTCGGTCGCCGGTCCCGAGGAACTGCGCATCGCGCCGAACACCGCGGGCCGCCCCCCGGTCGGCATTCGGCTGGCACTGCTCGACGAGAAGCGGCAGCGAATCACCACACCCCACGTGACCGGCACGATCTTCATCGAGAACGCGCACTCGTTCAAGGCCTACACCGACGGTCGCACCAAGGAGACCGTCGACGGCATGATGTCCTCCGGCGACGTCGGCCACTTCGACGAACACGGCCTGCTCTACATCGACGGCCGCGACGACGACATGATCGTCTCCGGCGGCGAGAACGTCTTCCCCCAGGAAGTCGAACACCTCCTCGCCGACCGCCCCGACATCCTCGAAGCCGCCGTCATCGGCGTCGACGACCACGACTACGGCAAACGCCTGCGCGCCTTCGTCGTCCCCGGCCCCGACTCCCCCCGCGACGCCCAGGAAATCAAGGACTACGTCAAAGCCAACCTCGCCCGCTACAAAGTCCCCCGCGACGTCGTCTTCCTCGACGAGCTCCCCCGCAACGCCACCGGCAAACTCCTACGGAAACCGCTGGTGGAGATGAATATCGACGATCAGTGA
- a CDS encoding PepSY-associated TM helix domain-containing protein encodes MTDIPVAGAPVPQPVPESSGARRSAARTSWQALAMRLHFYAGVFVAPFILVAAVTGALYAISPTLESVVNRDLLHVDSNGPARPLADQIAAGVAAEPNLSLVAVAPAQHAGDTTRVLFADPSLGESERRAVFVDPVTARSVGTSVVYGSSGSLPLRTWIDVLHKDLHLGQAGRLYSELAASWLWIVALAGLVIWVRRVRSRRERRGARWLAWPDRSRTGRSRALNWHAAVGIWILLPLLFLSATGMTWSTHAGGHIDRLRQELSWTTPTVDTRLPDATGPAVPAGGEHDHHGGGPAMSMPVSADRAAQADKAFADARGHGIDGPVEIAVPAADGTAFVVKERRLPGVLTQDSIAVDGRTGDVVDLLRYADWPLMAKLSNWGIQLHMGLMFGVANQLLLLLTMVALITVIARGYLMWWRRRPTRADGSFALARGPRRGVLRRTPVAVLAPLIAVTVLVGWFAPLIGISLVGFLIVDVLVGLFQRRRATA; translated from the coding sequence ATGACCGATATCCCGGTTGCGGGCGCCCCTGTGCCGCAACCGGTCCCGGAGTCGTCCGGGGCGCGGCGATCCGCCGCACGCACTTCCTGGCAGGCGCTGGCCATGCGCCTGCATTTCTATGCGGGTGTCTTCGTGGCGCCGTTCATTCTCGTCGCCGCCGTCACCGGCGCGCTGTACGCGATCTCGCCGACGCTGGAGTCGGTGGTGAATCGCGACCTGCTGCATGTGGATTCGAACGGTCCGGCGCGGCCACTGGCCGATCAGATCGCGGCCGGTGTGGCCGCGGAGCCGAATCTGTCGCTGGTGGCGGTCGCGCCCGCGCAGCACGCGGGTGACACCACCCGGGTCCTGTTCGCCGATCCGTCCCTCGGGGAGTCCGAGCGGCGCGCGGTCTTCGTCGACCCCGTGACCGCGCGGTCCGTCGGCACCAGCGTGGTGTACGGCAGTTCCGGCTCGCTGCCCCTGCGCACCTGGATCGACGTGCTGCACAAGGATCTTCACCTCGGCCAGGCCGGTCGCCTCTACAGCGAGCTGGCCGCGTCGTGGCTGTGGATCGTCGCGCTGGCGGGGCTGGTGATCTGGGTGCGCCGGGTGCGCTCGCGCCGGGAACGCCGCGGGGCGCGCTGGCTGGCGTGGCCGGATCGGTCCCGCACCGGGCGCAGCCGGGCGCTGAACTGGCATGCGGCCGTGGGCATCTGGATTCTGCTGCCGCTGCTGTTCCTGTCCGCGACCGGCATGACGTGGTCGACCCACGCGGGCGGGCACATCGATCGGCTGCGCCAGGAGCTCAGCTGGACCACGCCGACGGTCGACACCAGGCTGCCGGACGCGACCGGTCCCGCCGTGCCCGCCGGTGGCGAGCACGACCACCACGGCGGCGGCCCCGCGATGAGCATGCCGGTGTCCGCCGACCGAGCGGCCCAGGCGGACAAGGCGTTCGCGGACGCGCGCGGCCACGGCATCGACGGTCCGGTGGAGATCGCCGTCCCGGCGGCGGACGGCACCGCGTTCGTGGTGAAGGAGCGCCGCCTGCCGGGCGTGCTCACCCAGGATTCGATCGCCGTCGACGGCCGCACCGGCGACGTGGTGGACCTGCTCCGCTACGCGGACTGGCCGCTCATGGCCAAGCTCAGCAACTGGGGCATCCAGTTGCACATGGGCCTGATGTTCGGGGTGGCCAATCAGCTGCTGCTGTTGCTGACGATGGTCGCGCTGATCACCGTGATCGCGCGCGGCTACCTGATGTGGTGGCGGCGCAGGCCCACCCGGGCCGACGGCTCGTTCGCGCTCGCCAGGGGCCCGCGCCGCGGTGTGCTGCGGCGGACCCCGGTGGCCGTGCTGGCGCCGCTGATCGCGGTGACCGTGCTGGTCGGCTGGTTCGCCCCGCTGATCGGGATCAGCCTGGTCGGCTTCCTGATCGTGGACGTGCTCGTCGGCCTGTTCCAGCGCAGGCGCGCCACCGCCTGA
- a CDS encoding acyl-CoA synthetase, whose product MAGSVLQGLQRRVIHTAEIVQGLKVLRERRVVDLGSPLETVRTAQEVRVLGPQASAVRHAARVWPERTAVIDERGALSFRQLDEQSTAVAHGLRGLGVGPGTVVGILARDHRGLLLAMVAAGKLGARLALMNTGFAKPQFAEVCQREQVRAVLHDSEFVGLLDAVAPELPRVLTWVDEGAELPSGATTLDALIASNPTTPLALPERPGGFVILTSGTTGLPKGAARNRATPLGTAQIVDRIPFPARGTVMIVSPLFHSTGLASWMVATGLGNTTVLTRRFDAGRTLALIAQHRIEMLVAVPTMLHRMVELDPDVRARHDLSSLRTILVAGSALSPELTVRATEAFGPVLHNLYGSTECAVATVATPRDLALAPGTAGRSPVTCEVALFDDRGHRVRGRNVTGRIFVRAGGQFEGYTDGRTKQIIDGYMSSGDVGHFDEHGLLFVDGRDDDMIVSGGENVFPQEVENLLLERPDVFDAAVVGVDDAEFGKRLRAFVVPEPGTAVPDAEEIRAHVKANLARYKVPRDVIFIDELPRNATGKLLRRQLVEFEITP is encoded by the coding sequence ATGGCGGGCTCGGTCCTACAGGGGTTGCAGCGCAGGGTGATTCATACGGCGGAGATCGTCCAGGGGCTCAAGGTTTTGCGGGAGCGTCGGGTGGTCGATCTGGGTAGTCCGCTGGAGACGGTGCGGACGGCGCAGGAGGTCAGGGTGCTCGGGCCGCAGGCGTCGGCGGTGCGGCATGCGGCGCGGGTGTGGCCGGAGCGGACGGCGGTGATCGATGAGCGCGGCGCGCTCAGCTTCCGGCAGCTCGACGAGCAGTCCACCGCGGTCGCGCACGGCCTGCGGGGCTTGGGCGTCGGCCCGGGGACCGTCGTGGGCATTCTCGCCCGCGACCATCGCGGGCTGCTGCTGGCGATGGTGGCGGCCGGAAAGCTCGGCGCCCGCCTCGCGCTGATGAATACCGGTTTCGCCAAACCGCAGTTCGCCGAGGTGTGCCAGCGCGAGCAGGTCAGGGCGGTGCTGCACGACAGCGAATTCGTCGGACTGCTCGACGCGGTGGCGCCGGAGTTGCCGCGGGTGCTCACCTGGGTCGACGAGGGCGCCGAATTGCCCAGCGGGGCAACGACCCTCGATGCGCTCATCGCCTCGAACCCCACGACCCCGTTGGCGCTGCCCGAGCGGCCGGGCGGATTCGTCATCCTCACCAGCGGCACCACCGGCCTGCCCAAGGGGGCGGCGCGCAATCGGGCGACCCCGCTGGGCACCGCCCAGATCGTCGACCGCATCCCGTTCCCGGCGCGGGGCACGGTCATGATCGTGTCGCCCCTGTTCCACAGCACCGGCCTGGCCAGCTGGATGGTCGCCACCGGCCTCGGCAACACCACCGTGCTCACCCGCCGCTTCGATGCCGGGCGAACCCTGGCTCTCATCGCACAACACCGCATCGAGATGCTGGTCGCGGTGCCGACCATGCTGCACCGCATGGTCGAACTCGATCCGGATGTCCGTGCGCGCCATGACCTTTCGTCGCTGCGCACCATCCTGGTGGCCGGTTCCGCCCTCTCCCCCGAGCTCACCGTGCGCGCCACCGAGGCGTTCGGGCCGGTGCTGCACAACCTGTACGGATCCACCGAATGCGCGGTCGCGACCGTCGCCACGCCGCGGGATCTGGCGCTCGCGCCGGGCACCGCGGGCCGCTCGCCCGTCACCTGCGAGGTGGCGCTGTTCGACGATCGGGGCCACCGCGTCCGCGGCCGAAATGTCACCGGGCGCATCTTCGTTCGCGCGGGCGGGCAGTTCGAGGGCTATACCGACGGCCGCACCAAGCAGATCATCGACGGCTACATGTCCTCCGGCGATGTCGGCCACTTCGATGAGCACGGCCTGCTGTTCGTCGACGGCCGCGACGACGACATGATCGTGTCCGGCGGTGAGAACGTCTTCCCGCAGGAGGTGGAGAATCTGCTGCTGGAGCGCCCCGACGTCTTCGACGCCGCGGTGGTCGGCGTGGACGACGCCGAGTTCGGCAAGCGCCTGCGCGCCTTCGTCGTGCCCGAACCGGGCACCGCCGTCCCCGACGCCGAGGAGATCCGCGCCCACGTGAAGGCCAACCTGGCCCGCTACAAGGTGCCCCGCGATGTGATCTTCATCGACGAGCTGCCTCGCAACGCCACCGGGAAACTGCTGCGTAGGCAGCTCGTGGAATTCGAGATCACCCCGTAG
- a CDS encoding acyl-CoA dehydrogenase family protein — protein sequence MIMSTRDTATKRRPDSAVGLNPQKRDWMGAAMRVMTTITGSELAEKYKLRKPIERLTYEGTKTGFRTLGAATRAFNRVSGGGKPKRLPANESRTKDYFDLTPTDDQKMIVETVREFAAEILRPAAYEADGAAKAPRDLLERAAELGITLINVPEELEGAAAERGAVTNSLVAEALAHGDMGLALPILAPSGVAVALSQWGTDAQQQTYLGAFTGENVPQASVVISEPRALFDPFALQTKATRSPSGYRLNGVKSLVPAAADAELFLVGAELDGRPALFIVESDTPGVVIEADPAMGLRAAGLGRLILDNVAVSADAVLGDGDAVQRAEEYADAVRLARLGWASLAVGTGQAVLDYVIPYVKEREAFGEPIAHRQAVAFMVANIAIELDGLRLVTLRGASRAEQGLSFAREAQLARKLAADKGMQIGLDGVQLLGGHGFTKEHPVERWYRDLRAIGVAEGVVLV from the coding sequence GTGATTATGAGCACTCGAGACACCGCAACGAAGCGACGTCCGGATTCCGCCGTCGGGCTGAATCCGCAGAAGCGCGATTGGATGGGCGCGGCCATGCGGGTCATGACGACCATCACGGGGTCGGAGCTCGCCGAGAAGTACAAGCTGCGCAAGCCCATCGAACGGCTCACCTACGAGGGCACCAAGACCGGGTTCCGCACACTGGGCGCGGCCACCCGCGCGTTCAACCGGGTGTCCGGCGGCGGCAAGCCGAAGCGCCTGCCCGCCAACGAATCCCGCACCAAGGACTACTTCGACCTGACCCCCACCGACGATCAGAAGATGATCGTCGAGACGGTCCGCGAGTTCGCCGCCGAGATCCTGCGCCCGGCCGCCTACGAGGCCGACGGCGCGGCCAAGGCCCCGCGCGACCTGCTCGAGCGCGCCGCCGAGCTGGGCATCACCCTGATCAATGTGCCCGAGGAGCTGGAGGGCGCGGCCGCCGAGCGTGGCGCGGTCACCAATTCCCTTGTGGCCGAGGCCCTGGCGCACGGCGATATGGGCCTGGCGCTGCCGATCCTGGCGCCCTCGGGCGTCGCGGTAGCGCTGTCGCAGTGGGGCACCGACGCCCAGCAGCAGACCTACCTGGGCGCGTTCACGGGTGAGAACGTGCCGCAGGCGTCGGTCGTGATCAGCGAGCCGCGGGCGCTGTTCGACCCGTTCGCGCTGCAGACCAAGGCCACCCGCTCGCCCAGCGGCTACCGCCTCAACGGGGTGAAGAGCCTGGTCCCGGCCGCCGCCGACGCCGAGCTGTTCCTCGTCGGCGCCGAACTCGACGGCCGCCCGGCGCTGTTCATCGTCGAGTCCGACACCCCGGGCGTGGTCATCGAGGCCGACCCGGCCATGGGCCTGCGGGCCGCGGGCCTGGGCCGGTTGATCCTGGACAATGTCGCGGTCTCCGCCGACGCGGTCCTGGGCGACGGCGACGCCGTCCAGCGCGCCGAGGAGTACGCCGACGCGGTGCGGCTGGCCCGGCTGGGCTGGGCCTCGCTGGCCGTCGGCACCGGACAGGCCGTGCTGGACTACGTGATTCCGTACGTGAAGGAGCGCGAGGCGTTCGGCGAGCCGATCGCCCACCGGCAGGCGGTCGCGTTCATGGTCGCCAATATCGCCATCGAGCTCGACGGCCTGCGGCTCGTGACCCTGCGGGGTGCGTCACGCGCGGAGCAGGGACTGTCGTTCGCCCGCGAGGCGCAGCTGGCTCGAAAGCTGGCCGCCGACAAGGGCATGCAGATCGGCCTGGACGGTGTGCAGTTGCTCGGCGGTCACGGCTTCACCAAGGAACACCCGGTCGAGCGCTGGTACCGCGATCTGCGTGCCATCGGCGTCGCCGAAGGTGTCGTCCTCGTCTGA
- a CDS encoding GGDEF domain-containing protein, giving the protein MALEQHAIGVRHLFGRPLGNWWHTALSVAAATIVATPLFVGSRSAALLALGTVATATLIMIGIGVRRHRPPAPASWYLLGASSILFAVGTAMRIVTSDHAHPLDDAATLAGYVGVGVAAYLWLCPRRASYPPDVMLDSALIGLGSLLASWMFLISPVLHATHTPDRATALAIVFPLLDAGLLTLVTHSMVTANRSEVSLRLVHVSALAVVVTDVLHNLATAGTIHIDHRVLLAPTLFAYLAMGLAALQPTMTALGGPRQIHPHRSRQRANVIAVALVVASLVPAVGTRLSALDRIVVSALLACLLIGVLARSERAIVRSARSERRAQYQADHDMLTGLLNRSALLRAPARDQERWTGRPVCLLFIDLDGFKTINDSYGHAVGDELIANAAARIRRIIRRDDMAARYGGDEFVVLADGGRQEAEQLAERLLATFTKPFELSVGEVRIAASLGIACSGPRSADATVYDLLREADSAMYHAKEYSLGYAFHEDVRHRGHTDLSHCRWPREQAV; this is encoded by the coding sequence ATGGCACTCGAACAGCACGCGATCGGCGTCCGGCATCTGTTCGGGCGACCGCTCGGAAACTGGTGGCACACCGCATTGTCGGTGGCCGCCGCGACAATCGTCGCGACACCGTTGTTCGTCGGCTCGCGCTCGGCGGCGCTACTCGCGCTGGGCACGGTCGCGACGGCGACACTGATCATGATCGGCATCGGCGTGCGGCGGCACCGCCCGCCCGCGCCGGCGTCCTGGTATCTGCTGGGCGCCTCGTCGATCCTGTTCGCCGTGGGCACGGCGATGCGCATCGTCACCAGCGATCACGCGCATCCGCTGGACGATGCGGCGACGCTGGCCGGCTACGTCGGGGTGGGCGTGGCGGCGTATCTGTGGCTGTGTCCCCGGCGGGCCAGCTACCCACCGGACGTCATGCTCGACTCGGCGCTGATCGGGCTGGGCTCGCTGCTGGCGTCGTGGATGTTCCTCATCTCGCCGGTGCTGCACGCCACGCACACGCCGGACCGGGCGACGGCGCTGGCGATCGTCTTCCCGCTGCTGGACGCGGGGCTGCTGACGTTGGTCACCCATTCGATGGTGACGGCCAACCGCTCGGAGGTCTCGCTGCGCCTGGTGCACGTGAGCGCGCTGGCGGTCGTGGTCACCGATGTGCTGCACAATCTGGCCACGGCCGGAACCATCCACATCGACCACCGGGTGCTGCTGGCGCCGACGCTGTTCGCCTATCTGGCCATGGGTCTGGCGGCGCTGCAGCCGACCATGACGGCCCTGGGCGGGCCGCGGCAGATCCATCCGCATCGGTCCCGGCAGCGGGCGAATGTGATCGCGGTGGCGCTGGTCGTGGCGTCGCTGGTGCCCGCCGTCGGCACGCGGTTGAGCGCCCTCGACCGGATCGTGGTGTCGGCGCTGCTGGCGTGCCTGCTGATCGGGGTGCTCGCGCGCAGCGAGCGGGCCATCGTGCGCAGCGCGCGCAGCGAACGCCGCGCCCAGTACCAGGCCGACCACGACATGCTCACCGGCCTGCTGAACCGGTCGGCGCTGCTGCGCGCACCGGCCCGCGACCAGGAGCGCTGGACCGGGCGGCCGGTCTGCCTGCTGTTCATCGACCTCGACGGGTTCAAGACGATCAACGACAGCTACGGACACGCGGTCGGCGACGAGCTCATCGCCAATGCCGCCGCCCGGATCCGCCGCATCATCCGCCGCGACGACATGGCGGCCCGCTACGGCGGCGACGAATTCGTGGTGCTGGCGGACGGCGGGCGGCAGGAGGCCGAGCAGCTGGCCGAACGCCTGCTGGCCACCTTCACCAAGCCCTTCGAGCTCAGCGTCGGCGAGGTGCGGATCGCGGCCAGCCTGGGCATCGCGTGCAGCGGCCCGCGCAGCGCCGACGCGACCGTCTACGACCTGC
- a CDS encoding acyl-CoA dehydrogenase family protein translates to MINLELPKKLRASANQAHQVASEIFRPISRKYDLGEHEYPVELDTMAAMVEGLADSGAQDISGATGGRKAKEGAAEPDAHATELLGNSNGGNMSALMNALETSWGDVGLMLSIPYQGLGNAAIAAVATDEQLERFGKVWAAMAITEPSFGSDSAAVSTTAVLDGDEWVLNGTKIFVTAGSRATHIVVWASVDKTKGRAAIKSFVVPRDAKGLTVARLEHKLGIKASDTAELRLEDCRIPKDNILGSPEVNVEKGFAGVMQTFDNTRPLVAAMAVGVGRAALEELRTILTDAGVEISYDTPANNQHAAAAEFLRLEADWEAAYLLSLRAGWMADNKKPNSLEASMSKAKAGRMGTDVTLKAVELAGPLGYSQRTLLEKWGRDSKILDIFEGTQQIQQLIVARRVLGLSSDKLK, encoded by the coding sequence ATGATCAATCTCGAACTCCCCAAGAAGCTGCGGGCCAGCGCCAATCAGGCCCACCAGGTCGCCTCGGAGATCTTCCGGCCGATCTCGCGCAAGTACGACCTCGGCGAGCACGAGTACCCGGTCGAGCTGGACACCATGGCCGCCATGGTGGAGGGCCTGGCCGACTCGGGCGCGCAGGACATCTCCGGCGCCACCGGCGGCCGCAAGGCCAAGGAGGGCGCCGCCGAGCCGGACGCACACGCCACCGAGCTGCTCGGAAACTCCAACGGCGGCAATATGTCCGCGCTGATGAACGCCCTGGAGACCTCGTGGGGCGACGTCGGCCTGATGCTGTCGATCCCCTACCAGGGCCTCGGCAACGCCGCCATCGCCGCGGTCGCCACCGACGAGCAGCTGGAGCGGTTCGGCAAGGTGTGGGCCGCCATGGCGATCACCGAGCCGTCGTTCGGCTCCGACTCCGCCGCGGTGTCCACCACCGCCGTGCTCGACGGCGACGAGTGGGTTCTCAACGGCACCAAGATCTTCGTGACCGCGGGGTCGCGGGCCACGCACATCGTGGTGTGGGCGTCGGTCGACAAGACCAAGGGCCGCGCCGCCATCAAGTCGTTCGTAGTGCCGCGAGATGCCAAGGGCCTCACCGTCGCTCGCCTCGAGCACAAGCTCGGCATCAAGGCGTCCGACACCGCCGAACTCCGCCTCGAGGACTGCCGCATCCCGAAGGACAACATCCTCGGCAGCCCGGAAGTCAACGTGGAGAAGGGTTTTGCCGGGGTCATGCAGACCTTCGACAACACCCGCCCCCTGGTGGCCGCCATGGCGGTCGGCGTAGGCCGCGCCGCCCTCGAGGAACTCCGCACCATCCTCACCGACGCGGGCGTCGAAATCTCCTACGACACCCCCGCCAACAACCAGCACGCCGCCGCCGCGGAATTCCTTCGCCTGGAAGCGGATTGGGAAGCGGCCTACCTGCTGTCCCTCCGCGCCGGCTGGATGGCCGACAACAAGAAGCCCAACTCCCTGGAAGCCTCCATGTCCAAGGCCAAGGCGGGCCGCATGGGCACCGACGTCACCCTCAAGGCCGTAGAACTGGCAGGCCCGCTCGGCTACTCCCAGCGCACACTGCTGGAGAAGTGGGGCCGAGACTCGAAGATCCTGGACATCTTCGAAGGGACACAGCAGATCCAGCAGCTGATCGTGGCCCGGCGGGTGCTGGGGCTGTCGAGCGACAAGCTGAAGTAG
- a CDS encoding sodium:solute symporter family protein, protein MPPAAEPPGLIDSVLAGGTPHVLAEGTTLRLDAAPVDYVLVALYFVFVLGIGLLARQRVSSSIDFFLSGRSLPAWVTGLAFISANLGAVEIMGMSANGAQYGMPTMHYFWIGAVPAMLFLGVVMMPFYYGSKVRSVPEFMRRRFGTGAHLVNAISFALAQVLIAGVNLYLLGSILNVLLGWPLWVSVIVAAVIVLSYITLGGLSAAIYNEVLQFFVIVAALLPLTLVGLHRVGGIGGLKDKLHTMPDGAQQLHSWPGNELSGFGSNVLSVIGIVFGLGFVLSFGYWTTNFVEVQRALATHSISAARRTPIIGAFPKMFIPFIVVIPGMISALIVPQVAEYKATGKGDVTYNQALLYLMKDVLPNGLLGVALAGLLAAFMAGMAANISAFNTVFSFDLWQQYVAKDKPDHYYLTVGRLATVGATVIAIGTAFIAGNFSNMMDYLQTLFSFFNAPLFATFILGMFWKRMTATAGWVGLVFGTLSAVVVFILDKAGAFHLSGQGSSFVAAGVAFVVDIVLSVVVSQFTAPKPAAELVGLVYSETPKAQLNDPDAASLPWYQRPVLLAGIGLVIVIALNVLVG, encoded by the coding sequence ATGCCGCCCGCTGCTGAGCCCCCAGGACTGATCGATTCGGTGTTGGCAGGGGGTACGCCGCACGTGTTAGCCGAAGGCACCACTTTGCGGCTGGACGCCGCACCCGTCGATTACGTCCTCGTCGCACTGTATTTCGTCTTCGTCCTGGGCATCGGCCTGCTGGCCCGGCAGCGGGTGTCGTCGAGTATCGACTTCTTCCTGTCGGGCCGTTCGCTCCCGGCGTGGGTGACGGGCCTGGCCTTCATCTCCGCCAACCTGGGCGCGGTGGAGATCATGGGCATGTCCGCCAACGGCGCCCAGTACGGCATGCCGACCATGCACTACTTCTGGATCGGCGCGGTCCCGGCCATGCTGTTCCTCGGCGTGGTGATGATGCCGTTCTACTACGGCTCCAAGGTGCGCAGCGTGCCGGAATTCATGCGGCGGCGCTTCGGCACCGGGGCACACCTGGTGAACGCGATCAGCTTCGCGCTCGCCCAGGTGCTCATCGCCGGCGTGAATCTGTATCTGCTGGGCAGCATTCTGAACGTGCTGCTGGGCTGGCCGCTGTGGGTGTCGGTGATCGTCGCCGCGGTGATCGTGCTCTCCTACATCACGCTCGGTGGTCTGTCGGCGGCGATCTACAACGAGGTGCTGCAGTTCTTCGTCATCGTCGCCGCGCTGCTGCCGCTGACCCTGGTCGGCCTGCACCGCGTGGGCGGCATCGGCGGACTGAAGGACAAGCTGCACACGATGCCGGACGGCGCGCAGCAGCTGCACTCCTGGCCCGGCAACGAGCTCAGCGGCTTCGGCAGCAATGTGCTGTCGGTGATCGGCATCGTGTTCGGCCTGGGCTTCGTGCTGTCGTTCGGGTACTGGACCACGAACTTCGTGGAGGTGCAGCGCGCGCTGGCCACGCACTCCATCTCCGCGGCCCGCCGCACGCCGATCATCGGCGCCTTCCCGAAGATGTTCATTCCGTTCATCGTCGTGATCCCGGGCATGATCAGCGCGCTGATCGTGCCGCAGGTCGCCGAGTACAAGGCCACCGGCAAGGGCGATGTCACCTACAACCAGGCGCTGCTGTACCTGATGAAGGACGTGCTGCCCAACGGCCTGCTCGGCGTGGCGCTGGCGGGTCTGCTGGCCGCGTTCATGGCCGGTATGGCCGCGAACATCTCCGCGTTCAACACCGTGTTCAGCTTCGATCTGTGGCAGCAGTACGTGGCCAAGGACAAGCCGGACCACTACTACCTGACCGTGGGCCGCCTGGCCACCGTCGGCGCGACCGTGATCGCGATCGGCACCGCGTTCATCGCCGGGAACTTCTCGAACATGATGGACTACCTGCAGACGCTGTTCTCGTTCTTCAACGCGCCGCTGTTCGCCACGTTCATCCTCGGCATGTTCTGGAAGCGGATGACGGCGACGGCCGGGTGGGTCGGCCTGGTGTTCGGCACGCTGTCGGCGGTGGTCGTCTTCATCCTCGACAAGGCGGGCGCGTTCCACCTGTCCGGGCAGGGCTCGAGCTTCGTCGCCGCCGGTGTGGCGTTCGTGGTCGACATCGTGCTCAGCGTCGTGGTCAGTCAGTTCACCGCACCCAAGCCCGCGGCCGAACTGGTGGGCCTGGTCTACTCGGAGACGCCGAAGGCACAGCTCAACGATCCCGACGCCGCCTCGCTGCCCTGGTACCAGCGCCCGGTGCTGCTGGCCGGGATCGGGCTGGTCATCGTGATCGCGCTCAACGTCCTCGTCGGATAA